In Topomyia yanbarensis strain Yona2022 chromosome 2, ASM3024719v1, whole genome shotgun sequence, one DNA window encodes the following:
- the LOC131683455 gene encoding THO complex subunit 7 homolog — MSDEEVIRRRLQIDGDGTGDDRRLNDLLKTFVKWCNSIDSTENSQAIHDRLLAQLAQCEFAMKKSDFCAKMMQQELKNYATISDTIETGIETAKAQIIQSKQNLVLAKKIRKNRMEYDVLAKIINQQPDRKNTIRELDLLKQELDQLQDKKGSLERKLETKKKDFTVLMRSIVELQNKLDSVGEDSQDVTEDRMSCDDEPVILTIDDAVSPGNEEVIISSPEKIS; from the exons ATGTCGGATG AGGAAGTTATACGCCGACGTTTACAAATTGATGGAGATGGCACTGGAGATGACCGGCGTTTAAATGATCTGCTAAAAACATTTGTCAAATGGTGCAATTCAATAGACAGCACAGAAAACAG TCAAGCCATTCATGATCGCTTGCTAGCACAATTGGCGCAGTGCGAATTTGCTATGAAAAAGTCGGATTTTTGCGCTAAAATGATGCAGCAAGAACTGAAAAACTATGCCACTATCTCCGACACCATTGAAACAGGCATAGAAACTGCTAAAGCCCAAATTATTCAAAGCAAGCAGAATCTGGTGCTGGCTAAGAAGATTCGcaagaatagaatggaatacgATGTGCTAGCAAAGATAATAAATCAACAGCCAGATAGAAAAAACACAATCAGAGAACTGGACTTGCTGAAACAAGAACTGGATCAATTGCAGGACAAAAAGGGATCATTGGAGAGAAAGTtggaaacaaagaaaaaagattTCACTGTTCTAATGAGATCGATTGTGGAATTACAAAACAAGTTGGACTCGGTTGGAGAAGACTCCCAAGATGTGACTGAAGATAGAATGTCTTGCGATGACGAACCAGTTATATTAACTATTGATGACGCGGTTAGTCCTGGTAATGAAGAAGTAATTATTTCTTCTCCGGAAAAAATAAGCTGA
- the LOC131683454 gene encoding alpha-ketoglutarate-dependent dioxygenase alkB homolog 6, translating to MNLQNFKINECPSSAYYIPDFITPEEESIILSMVAKAPKPRWTQLSNRRLINYGGVPHPKGMIVEEIPAWLQKHVDKVNQLTKVFEDGRKANHVLVNEYLPGQGIMPHVDGPLFYPTITTISCGSHTVLEFQEPHDRENSHPEKLLRIIKLWIEPRSLLILKDDMYHQYLHSISEITEDEIDQDFANLSVLKRGSSIVQMEDKQIRGTRISLTIRHKCLNDKYHVEKFKSQ from the exons ATGAATTTacagaatttcaaaatcaacGAG TGTCCCTCGAGTGCTTACTATATTCCCGATTTTATAACACCTGAGGAGGAATCGATCATTCTATCCATGGTCGCCAAGGCTCCCAAGCCCCGCTGGACTCAGCTATCTAATCGGCGACTTATCAATTATGGTGGTGTTCCGCATCCCAAAGGTATGATTGTAGAAGAAATTCCTGCCTGGTTACAGAAACATGTCGATAAAGTAAATCAGCTTACCAAGGTATTCGAGGATGGACGGAAAGCCAACCATGTACTCGTCAATGAATACCTACCAGGCCAGGGAATCATGCCACATGTGGATGGGCCACTATTTTATCCCACGATAACAACCATTTCATGTGGTTCTCATACCGTGCTCGAGTTTCAAGAACCGCACGATCGAGAGAACAGCCATCCTGAGAAACTATTAAGAATTATTAAACTTTGGATAGAACCTAGAAGTTTGTTAATACTAAAGGATGATATGTATCACCAATATCTACACTCGATATCGGAGATAACTGAAGACGAAATTGATCAGGATTTTGCAAATCTGTCAGTACTCAAACGAGGAAGCTCAATCGTTCAGATGGAAGACAAACAAATACGTGGTACAAGGATTTCCCTAACTATACGACAC aAATGCTTAAACGATAAATATCATGTAGAGAAGTTTAAGTCACAATAG